One genomic segment of Mycolicibacterium neworleansense includes these proteins:
- a CDS encoding SDR family oxidoreductase: MPSALITGAAGGIGSAIAAALAPTHTLFLAGRPSARLDALAERLGAPTWPLDLTDPDSIESATEVLTELDVLVHNAGVLYPGRVSESIAEQWRASFEVNVTGAVALTLALLPALRAAKGHVVFINSGAGQKVSPGMASYSASKFALRAFADSLRADEPSLRVTSIFPGRTDSEMQRSLVAYESAVTDGVGEYDPEKFLKPETVAGLVATAVTTPPDGHVHEIVVRPG; encoded by the coding sequence GTGCCGTCTGCATTGATCACCGGAGCCGCTGGCGGCATCGGTTCGGCCATCGCCGCCGCCCTTGCTCCCACCCACACGCTGTTTCTGGCCGGGCGTCCGTCGGCCCGCCTCGACGCGCTGGCCGAACGCCTCGGCGCGCCGACCTGGCCGCTGGACCTGACCGATCCCGATTCGATCGAGTCGGCCACCGAGGTGCTCACCGAGCTCGACGTGCTGGTGCACAACGCCGGCGTGCTCTACCCGGGCCGGGTCTCCGAGTCCATCGCCGAACAGTGGCGGGCGTCCTTCGAGGTGAACGTCACCGGCGCGGTGGCACTCACCCTGGCCCTGCTGCCGGCCCTGCGCGCCGCCAAGGGCCACGTCGTGTTCATCAATTCCGGTGCTGGACAGAAGGTTTCACCGGGAATGGCGTCCTATTCGGCAAGCAAGTTCGCCCTGCGGGCCTTCGCCGACTCACTGCGGGCCGACGAGCCGTCGCTGCGCGTCACCTCGATCTTCCCCGGCCGCACCGACTCCGAGATGCAACGTAGCCTCGTGGCCTACGAAAGTGCGGTAACCGATGGTGTCGGCGAGTACGACCCGGAGAAGTTCCTCAAGCCCGAGACCGTCGCCGGGCTGGTGGCGACGGCCGTCACCACCCCGCCTGACGGCCACGTGCACGAGATCGTGGTCCGCCCCGGGTGA
- a CDS encoding MarR family winged helix-turn-helix transcriptional regulator, with protein sequence MVEPDSQVTELAGELQRVLSKVFSVLRRGDTNKGTAGELTLAQLSILLTLLDQGPIRMTELAARERVRTPTTTVAIRRLEKLGLVKRSRDPSDLRAVLVEVTPRGLVQHRESLAARRADLAARLANLSSEDLATLATALAPLERLASQNEQAPAAAKSE encoded by the coding sequence ATGGTGGAGCCCGATTCACAGGTCACAGAGCTGGCCGGAGAGCTGCAACGCGTTCTCTCCAAGGTGTTCTCGGTGCTGCGCCGTGGCGACACCAACAAGGGCACCGCCGGGGAGCTCACGCTGGCACAGCTCTCGATCCTGCTCACCCTGCTCGACCAGGGGCCGATCCGGATGACCGAACTGGCCGCCCGCGAGCGGGTGCGCACTCCCACCACCACCGTGGCGATCCGCCGGCTGGAGAAGCTGGGCCTGGTCAAGCGCTCCCGCGACCCCTCCGACCTGCGTGCCGTACTCGTCGAGGTCACCCCGCGCGGCCTGGTGCAACACCGCGAATCGCTGGCCGCCCGCCGCGCCGACCTGGCCGCCCGGTTGGCCAACCTGAGCTCAGAGGACCTCGCGACGCTGGCGACCGCACTGGCCCCGCTGGAGCGTCTGGCCAGCCAGAACGAACAGGCCCCGGCCGCCGCCAAGTCCGAGTAG
- a CDS encoding amino acid ABC transporter ATP-binding protein, translated as MPAPQPVALAAKDIHLSFGPNAVLRGVDLDVPAGTTTAIIGPSGSGKSTLLRTLNRLYEPDRGDILLDGRSVLTDNPDQLRQRIGMVFQQFNLFPHKTVLDNVTLGPRKLKRLSPDHARTVGLEQLDRVGLRHKADVRPSTLSGGQQQRVAIARALAMTPQVMFFDEATSALDPELVKGILELMAELAAEGMTILAVTHEMGFARSTADSVVFMDHGAVVESGTPDQIFDAAQTDRLRRFLSQVL; from the coding sequence ATGCCGGCACCACAGCCAGTCGCGCTGGCCGCCAAGGACATCCACCTGTCATTCGGCCCGAACGCGGTGCTGCGCGGGGTGGACCTGGACGTGCCCGCCGGCACCACGACGGCCATCATCGGACCGTCGGGATCCGGCAAGTCAACGCTGCTGCGCACCCTGAACCGCCTGTACGAACCCGACCGCGGCGACATCCTGCTCGACGGCCGCTCGGTGCTGACCGACAACCCCGACCAGCTGCGCCAGCGCATCGGCATGGTGTTCCAGCAGTTCAACCTGTTCCCGCACAAGACCGTTCTCGACAACGTCACCCTGGGCCCGCGCAAGCTCAAACGGCTCAGCCCCGACCACGCCCGCACCGTCGGGCTCGAGCAACTGGACCGGGTTGGCCTGCGGCACAAGGCCGATGTGCGGCCGAGCACGCTGTCGGGCGGCCAGCAGCAACGCGTCGCGATCGCGCGGGCACTCGCCATGACCCCGCAGGTGATGTTCTTCGATGAGGCCACCTCGGCGCTGGACCCCGAGCTCGTAAAGGGAATCCTCGAGCTGATGGCCGAACTGGCCGCCGAGGGAATGACCATCCTGGCGGTCACCCACGAGATGGGTTTCGCGCGGTCGACGGCCGACTCCGTGGTGTTCATGGATCACGGCGCGGTGGTCGAGTCGGGTACCCCCGACCAGATCTTCGACGCGGCCCAGACGGATCGGCTGCGGCGCTTCCTGTCGCAGGTGCTGTGA
- the ggh gene encoding glucosylglycerate hydrolase, with amino-acid sequence MPPDPSFAPTQLAARAAYLLRGNDLGVMTTAAPLLYPHMWSWDAAFVSIGLAPLSVERAVVELDTLLSAQWRNGMIPHIVFANGVDGYFPGPARWATSALAANAPRIRHTSGITQPPVHAIAVQRILDHARSRGRSTRAVAASFLDRRWADLVRWHRWLAESRDQDGRGRITLYHGWESGMDNSPRWDSAYANVIPGNVPEYQREDNAIITDATQRPSDLEYDRYLWLLEEMKSVRYDDDLLPKVMSFAVEDVFVSAIFSVACQVLAEIGEDYKRPNADVRDLYTWAERFRVGVVETADERSGAARDYDVRAKKWVATETVAQFAPLLCGGLPHDRERALLRLLEGPRFCGHPDLRYALIPSTSPVSRDFRAREYWRGPVWPVMTWLFSWCFARRGWAERASTLRREGLRQASDGTFAEYYEPFTGEPLGSMQQSWTAAAVLDWLG; translated from the coding sequence ATGCCACCGGATCCCAGCTTCGCTCCCACCCAGCTCGCCGCACGGGCCGCATACCTGCTGCGCGGCAACGACCTGGGTGTGATGACCACTGCCGCGCCGTTGCTGTATCCGCACATGTGGAGCTGGGACGCGGCGTTCGTCTCGATCGGCCTGGCCCCGCTGAGCGTCGAGCGGGCCGTGGTGGAGCTCGACACCCTGCTCTCGGCGCAGTGGCGCAACGGGATGATCCCGCACATCGTGTTCGCCAACGGCGTCGACGGCTACTTTCCCGGCCCGGCCCGCTGGGCCACCTCGGCCCTGGCGGCCAACGCGCCCCGGATCCGGCACACCTCGGGCATCACGCAACCGCCGGTGCACGCGATCGCGGTACAGCGCATCCTCGACCATGCCCGCAGCCGCGGCCGGTCCACCCGGGCGGTGGCGGCGAGCTTCCTGGACCGGCGGTGGGCGGATCTGGTGCGCTGGCACCGCTGGCTGGCCGAGTCACGCGATCAGGACGGCCGTGGGCGCATCACGCTGTATCACGGGTGGGAGTCCGGCATGGACAACTCACCGCGCTGGGACAGCGCATACGCGAACGTGATTCCGGGCAATGTGCCGGAGTATCAGCGTGAGGACAACGCGATCATCACCGATGCCACGCAGCGGCCCAGCGACCTCGAGTATGACCGGTATCTGTGGCTGCTCGAGGAGATGAAATCCGTTCGCTACGACGATGATCTGCTGCCGAAGGTGATGAGCTTCGCGGTCGAGGACGTGTTCGTCTCGGCGATCTTCTCGGTGGCCTGCCAGGTGCTCGCCGAGATCGGGGAAGATTACAAGCGTCCGAATGCCGATGTCCGCGATCTGTATACCTGGGCGGAGCGGTTCCGGGTCGGGGTTGTCGAGACCGCCGACGAACGTAGCGGTGCGGCAAGGGATTACGACGTCCGGGCGAAGAAGTGGGTGGCCACCGAGACTGTGGCGCAGTTCGCCCCGCTGCTATGTGGTGGGCTGCCCCACGATCGTGAGCGGGCCCTGCTGCGGCTGCTGGAAGGCCCGCGCTTCTGCGGCCATCCGGACCTGCGGTATGCGCTCATCCCGTCGACCTCGCCGGTGTCGCGGGACTTTCGGGCCCGTGAGTACTGGCGTGGCCCGGTGTGGCCGGTGATGACGTGGTTGTTCTCGTGGTGCTTCGCCCGGCGGGGCTGGGCCGAGCGCGCCTCGACGCTGCGCCGGGAGGGCTTGCGTCAGGCCAGCGACGGCACTTTCGCCGAGTACTACGAGCCGTTCACCGGGGAGCCGCTGGGCAGCATGCAGCAGTCGTGGACGGCTGCGGCGGTGTTGGACTGGTTGGGATAG
- a CDS encoding YqgE/AlgH family protein: MAQSEDPEDFIAPAAHRVRPGTLLLANTDLLEPTFRRSVIYIVEHNAGGTLGVVLNRPSETAVYNVLPQWSKLTTKPKTMFIGGPVKRDSALCLATLRVGMQADGVPGLRHVQGRVVMVDLDADPDTLAPVIEGVRIFAGYSGWTIGQLDGEIERDDWIVLSALPSDVLIEPRIDLWGRVLRRQPLPMSLLATHPIDVSRN, translated from the coding sequence GTGGCGCAGTCAGAAGATCCGGAGGATTTCATCGCGCCTGCGGCGCATCGGGTACGGCCGGGCACACTGCTGCTGGCCAATACCGATCTGCTGGAGCCGACGTTCCGGCGCAGCGTCATCTACATCGTCGAGCACAATGCCGGCGGGACCCTCGGTGTGGTGTTGAACCGGCCCAGCGAGACCGCGGTCTACAACGTGCTGCCGCAGTGGTCGAAGCTGACCACGAAACCCAAGACCATGTTCATCGGCGGCCCGGTCAAGCGCGACTCGGCGTTGTGCCTGGCGACGCTGCGGGTCGGTATGCAGGCCGATGGGGTTCCGGGGCTGCGGCACGTGCAGGGCCGCGTGGTGATGGTCGATCTCGACGCCGACCCCGACACGCTGGCCCCGGTGATCGAGGGTGTGCGGATATTCGCCGGGTACTCCGGCTGGACCATCGGGCAATTGGACGGCGAGATCGAACGCGATGACTGGATCGTGCTCTCGGCGTTGCCGTCGGATGTGTTGATCGAACCGCGGATCGACCTGTGGGGCCGTGTGCTGCGACGTCAGCCCTTGCCGATGTCGCTACTGGCCACCCACCCGATCGACGTCAGCCGCAACTAG
- a CDS encoding MFS transporter produces MVHAHAPRALWHSLRGMTEFRRLLELRAVSQFGDGLFQAGLAGAILFNPERQAEPWQIAAAFAVMFLPYSVLGPFAGALLDRWDRRLVLVGANLGRLLVVLLVGVLLASGAGDIPILCCALIVNGLTRFVSSGLSASLPDVVPPDRVVTMNSVATAVGALAAFLGADFMLVPRKLFGADDAGASVVMFIVALPVAVALWLSVRFGEHVLGPHESKRAIHGSVAYAVATGWVHGIRTVWAVPPVAGTLAGLAAHRMAFGINSLLVLVIVRHTDNPDVTGLGLGTAVLFVAAGGVGQFLATVAAPAVIGRFGRYATANGALSLAVLIQLVAIGLHIPVMLVCGFLLGAAGQLVKLCADSAMQLDVDDALRGHVFTVQDALFWMSFVAAIAAAAAVIPADGRSPALVVAGAVAYLAGLGLHAAVASPKRM; encoded by the coding sequence GTGGTTCACGCTCACGCTCCCCGTGCCCTGTGGCACTCGTTGCGGGGCATGACCGAATTCCGCCGGCTGCTGGAGCTGCGCGCGGTCAGCCAGTTCGGCGACGGACTGTTCCAGGCCGGACTGGCCGGTGCGATCCTGTTCAACCCGGAGCGCCAGGCCGAACCCTGGCAGATCGCCGCGGCGTTCGCGGTGATGTTCCTGCCGTACTCCGTGCTGGGACCGTTCGCCGGAGCCCTGCTGGACCGCTGGGACCGCCGCCTTGTCCTCGTCGGTGCCAACCTGGGCCGGCTGCTCGTGGTGCTGCTGGTGGGTGTGCTGCTGGCCTCCGGCGCGGGCGACATACCGATCCTGTGCTGCGCGCTGATCGTGAACGGCTTGACCCGATTCGTGTCTTCAGGTCTTTCGGCGTCGCTACCCGATGTGGTGCCGCCCGACCGGGTGGTCACGATGAACTCGGTGGCGACCGCTGTCGGTGCGTTGGCCGCCTTCCTCGGCGCGGACTTCATGCTGGTGCCGCGCAAACTGTTCGGTGCCGACGACGCCGGCGCCTCGGTGGTGATGTTCATCGTCGCGCTGCCGGTGGCGGTGGCGTTGTGGTTGTCGGTGCGTTTCGGTGAGCATGTGCTGGGACCGCACGAGAGCAAGCGCGCCATCCACGGCTCGGTGGCCTACGCGGTGGCCACCGGTTGGGTGCACGGCATCCGCACGGTGTGGGCCGTCCCGCCGGTCGCGGGCACCCTGGCCGGTCTGGCCGCGCACCGGATGGCCTTCGGGATCAACTCGCTTCTGGTGCTGGTGATCGTGCGGCATACCGACAACCCGGATGTGACGGGGCTGGGCCTGGGCACCGCGGTGCTGTTCGTGGCCGCCGGCGGCGTCGGGCAGTTCCTGGCCACGGTGGCCGCCCCGGCGGTGATCGGCCGGTTCGGCCGCTACGCGACGGCCAACGGTGCCCTGAGTCTGGCCGTGCTGATCCAGCTCGTGGCGATCGGGCTGCACATCCCGGTGATGCTGGTCTGTGGCTTCCTGCTCGGCGCGGCCGGGCAATTGGTGAAACTGTGCGCGGATTCGGCGATGCAGCTCGATGTCGACGACGCGCTGCGTGGTCATGTGTTCACGGTGCAGGACGCGCTGTTCTGGATGTCGTTCGTCGCCGCGATCGCCGCGGCCGCCGCGGTGATCCCCGCCGACGGGCGCTCACCGGCGCTGGTGGTCGCCGGAGCCGTCGCCTATCTCGCCGGGCTGGGACTGCACGCCGCGGTGGCATCCCCGAAGCGGATGTGA
- a CDS encoding ABC transporter substrate-binding protein/permease, with amino-acid sequence MDARRPAALLTTVLILLGLVCAAPAGADVDQCAPPGVDSASALPTNLAAAATGPGADKYTTATVAPLDQVRADNLGLGTRGVLTVGTLSDAPPSICINSAGQFAGFDNELLRAIADKLGLRINFVGTDFSGLLAQTASRRFDVASSSITTTDARRRTVGFTNGYDFGYFSLVVPTGSPITGFGQLAPGQRIGVVQGTVQEAYVIDTLHLQPVKFPDYNTVYASLKTRQIDAWVAPSQQASGTVQPGDPAQIIENTFSLDNFVAWAVAKENQPLIDALNSGLDAVIADGTWAKLYSDWVPRALPPGWKPGSKAAPAPQLPDFAAIAAAKDKPAAGAPVAPKSTLAQLADSFLDWDLYKQAIPDLLRTGLPNTLILTVCASIIGLVLGMILAVAGISRSRWLRWPARVYTDIFRGLPEVVIILLIGLGIGPVVGSLTGNSPYPLGIAALGLMAAAYVGEIFRSGIQSVEPGQLEASRALGFSYASSMRLVVVPQGIRRVLPALMNQFISLLKASSLVYFLGLVASQRELFQVGRDLNAQTGNLSPLVAAGLFYLLLTIPLTHLVNYVDNRLRRGRAPVEEELPPAATTQEMI; translated from the coding sequence ATGGACGCCAGACGACCGGCCGCACTGCTGACCACAGTCCTGATATTGCTCGGGCTGGTGTGCGCCGCACCGGCCGGCGCGGACGTCGACCAATGCGCACCCCCCGGTGTGGACAGCGCGAGCGCCCTGCCCACCAACCTGGCCGCCGCGGCCACCGGGCCCGGCGCCGACAAATACACCACCGCCACGGTCGCTCCCCTGGACCAGGTCCGGGCCGACAATCTCGGCCTGGGCACCCGCGGCGTGCTCACCGTCGGCACGCTGTCGGACGCCCCGCCCAGCATCTGCATCAACTCGGCCGGACAGTTCGCCGGTTTCGACAACGAGTTGCTGCGGGCGATCGCCGACAAGCTCGGACTGCGGATCAACTTCGTCGGCACCGACTTCTCCGGCCTGCTGGCCCAGACCGCCTCCCGCCGCTTCGACGTCGCCTCCTCGTCGATCACCACCACCGACGCCCGGCGCCGCACCGTCGGCTTCACCAACGGCTACGACTTCGGATACTTCTCGCTCGTGGTGCCGACCGGCTCTCCGATCACCGGATTCGGTCAGCTCGCCCCCGGCCAGCGCATCGGGGTGGTGCAGGGCACCGTGCAGGAGGCCTACGTCATCGACACGCTGCACCTGCAGCCGGTGAAGTTCCCCGACTACAACACCGTCTACGCCAGCCTCAAGACCCGGCAGATCGACGCCTGGGTGGCGCCGTCGCAGCAGGCCTCGGGCACGGTTCAACCCGGTGACCCGGCGCAGATCATCGAAAACACCTTTAGTCTCGACAATTTCGTGGCGTGGGCGGTGGCCAAGGAGAACCAGCCGCTGATCGACGCGCTCAACTCCGGACTGGACGCCGTCATCGCCGACGGCACCTGGGCCAAGCTGTATTCGGACTGGGTGCCCCGCGCCCTGCCACCCGGCTGGAAGCCCGGCTCCAAGGCCGCTCCCGCACCCCAGCTGCCAGACTTCGCCGCCATCGCCGCCGCCAAGGACAAACCCGCCGCCGGCGCCCCGGTGGCGCCCAAATCCACACTCGCGCAACTGGCTGACTCATTCCTGGACTGGGATCTCTACAAGCAGGCCATCCCCGACCTGCTGCGCACTGGCCTGCCGAACACGCTCATCCTGACCGTGTGCGCCAGCATCATCGGGCTGGTGCTCGGGATGATCCTGGCGGTGGCGGGCATCTCGCGGTCGCGGTGGCTGCGCTGGCCGGCCCGGGTGTACACCGACATCTTCCGCGGCCTGCCCGAGGTGGTGATCATCCTGCTCATCGGGCTGGGCATCGGGCCCGTGGTCGGATCGCTCACCGGCAACAGCCCCTACCCGCTGGGCATCGCGGCGCTCGGTCTCATGGCCGCGGCCTACGTCGGCGAGATCTTCCGCTCCGGCATCCAGAGCGTCGAGCCCGGGCAGCTGGAAGCCTCACGCGCACTGGGCTTCAGCTACGCCTCGTCGATGCGACTGGTCGTCGTGCCGCAGGGTATCCGCCGCGTGCTGCCTGCGCTGATGAACCAGTTCATCTCACTGCTCAAGGCCTCGTCGCTGGTGTACTTCCTCGGCCTGGTGGCCAGCCAGCGAGAACTGTTCCAGGTGGGCCGAGACCTCAACGCGCAGACCGGAAATCTGTCACCGCTGGTGGCAGCCGGACTGTTCTACCTGCTGCTGACCATCCCGCTGACCCATCTGGTGAACTACGTCGACAACCGGCTGCGCCGCGGACGCGCACCCGTCGAAGAGGAACTGCCGCCCGCCGCGACCACCCAGGAGATGATCTGA
- a CDS encoding TIGR03084 family metal-binding protein, protein MVSAEPIVADLSAESDELDALVADLPPERWATPTPAEGWTIAHQIAHLLWTDRVSVIAITDQAGFDAVLAEAMQNPTGFVDAAAEELALTPPEQLLADWRATRAKLHTELVNVAEGRKLPWFGPPMSATSMATARMMETWAHGLDVADALGVHRPATARLRSIAHIGVRTRDFAFSVHGLTPPAEPFRVELTAPDGALWEWGPADAQQRVTGPAEDFCMLVTQRRAPSELDVSAVGDDAATWLTIAQAFAGPPGAGRG, encoded by the coding sequence ATGGTGAGCGCCGAGCCGATCGTGGCCGACCTGTCCGCCGAGAGCGACGAACTCGATGCCCTGGTGGCCGACCTGCCGCCCGAGCGTTGGGCCACCCCCACGCCGGCCGAGGGCTGGACCATCGCCCATCAGATCGCTCATCTGCTGTGGACCGACCGGGTGTCGGTCATCGCGATCACCGACCAGGCCGGCTTCGATGCCGTGCTGGCCGAGGCGATGCAGAACCCGACCGGGTTCGTCGACGCCGCCGCCGAGGAACTCGCGCTCACACCGCCCGAGCAGCTGCTGGCCGATTGGCGCGCCACCCGCGCGAAGCTGCACACCGAGCTGGTGAACGTGGCCGAGGGCCGCAAGCTGCCCTGGTTCGGCCCGCCGATGAGCGCGACGTCGATGGCCACCGCGCGCATGATGGAGACCTGGGCACACGGCCTCGACGTGGCCGACGCGCTCGGGGTGCACCGGCCCGCCACCGCGCGCCTGCGCTCGATTGCCCACATCGGCGTGCGCACAAGGGATTTCGCGTTCTCAGTGCACGGTCTGACCCCGCCGGCCGAGCCGTTCCGGGTCGAGCTGACCGCGCCCGACGGCGCGCTGTGGGAGTGGGGGCCGGCCGACGCGCAGCAGCGCGTGACGGGGCCGGCCGAGGACTTCTGCATGCTGGTGACCCAGCGCCGGGCCCCCTCGGAACTCGACGTGAGCGCGGTGGGTGACGATGCCGCCACGTGGCTGACCATCGCACAGGCCTTCGCCGGACCACCCGGGGCCGGCCGGGGCTGA
- the leuS gene encoding leucine--tRNA ligase, with product MIEPATTSQSGQPGPDTDTPQHRYTAELAGQIERTWQERWHVLGTFNVANPVGSLAPQDGSSVPADKMFVQDMFPYPSGDGLHVGHPLGYIATDVYARYYRMTGRNVLHALGFDAFGLPAEQYAVQTGTHPRIRTEANIVNFRRQLGRLGLGHDSRRSFATTDVDFYKWTQWIFLQIYNAWFDPESKKARPITELVAEFESGARTLDDGRAWAGLSAAERADVVDGYRLVYRADSMVNWCPGLGTVLANEEVTADGRSDRGNFPVFRKRLRQWMMRITAYSDRLLDDLDVLDWPDKVKAMQRNWIGRSTGASVEFGTAAGDVEVFTTRPDTLFGATYLVLAPEHDLVDALVAAAWPDGTDSRWTFGAATPGEAVAAYRAGIAAKSDLERQENKTKTGVFLGAYATNPVNGQQVPVFIADYVLAGYGTGAIMAVPGGDQRDWDFATEFGLPIIEVVSGGDISEAAYNGDGTMVNSGYLDGLSVAEAKTKVIEHLEADGRGRARIEYKLRDWLFARQRYWGEPFPIVYDADGRAHALPESALPVELPDVPDYAPVSFDPDDADSEPSPPLGKATEWVHVELDLGDGLQTYTRDTNVMPQWAGSSWYELRYTDPHNSEELCAKENEAYWMGPRPAEHGPNDPGGVDLYVGGVEHAVLHLLYSRFWHKVLFDLGFVSSSEPYRRLVNQGYIQAFAYTDSRGSYVPAAEVVERDGKFFWTGPEGEIQVNQEFGKIGKSLKNSVSPDEICDEYGADTLRVYEMSMGPLEASRPWATKDVVGAHRFLQRVWRVVVDEESGATGVNEHEALDTDTLKILHRTIAGVTEDYAALRNNTAAAKLIEYTNHLTKEGVSARAAIEPLVLMVAPLAPHLAEELWKRLGHDTSLAHGPFPVADPQYLVDDTIEFPVQVNGKVRGKITVAADADKAALEAAALADEKVQAFLDGATPKKVIVVPGRLVNLVV from the coding sequence GTGATCGAACCCGCCACCACCTCGCAGTCAGGGCAGCCTGGCCCGGACACCGATACCCCCCAGCACCGCTACACCGCGGAGCTTGCGGGCCAGATCGAGCGCACCTGGCAGGAGCGGTGGCACGTGCTGGGGACTTTCAATGTGGCCAATCCGGTGGGCTCGCTGGCACCGCAAGATGGCTCCTCGGTGCCCGCCGACAAGATGTTCGTTCAGGACATGTTCCCGTACCCGTCCGGTGACGGCCTGCACGTCGGGCACCCGCTCGGTTACATCGCCACCGACGTCTACGCCCGGTACTACCGGATGACCGGCCGCAACGTGCTGCACGCGCTGGGCTTCGATGCGTTCGGGCTGCCGGCCGAGCAGTACGCCGTGCAGACCGGGACGCACCCGCGCATCCGTACCGAGGCCAACATCGTCAATTTCCGCCGGCAGCTTGGCCGGCTCGGGCTGGGGCACGACTCGCGGCGCAGCTTCGCCACCACCGACGTCGACTTCTACAAGTGGACGCAGTGGATCTTCCTGCAGATCTACAACGCCTGGTTCGACCCCGAGTCGAAGAAGGCCCGGCCCATCACCGAGCTGGTGGCCGAATTCGAGTCCGGCGCCCGGACTCTCGACGACGGCCGGGCGTGGGCCGGGCTGTCGGCAGCCGAGCGCGCCGACGTGGTGGACGGCTACCGCCTGGTGTACCGCGCCGACTCGATGGTGAACTGGTGCCCGGGCCTGGGCACGGTGCTGGCCAATGAAGAGGTCACCGCCGACGGCCGTAGCGATCGCGGCAACTTCCCGGTGTTTCGGAAGCGCCTGCGGCAGTGGATGATGCGCATCACCGCCTACTCGGACCGGCTGCTCGATGATCTGGACGTGCTGGACTGGCCCGACAAGGTCAAGGCCATGCAGCGCAACTGGATCGGCCGGTCCACCGGCGCCTCGGTTGAATTCGGTACCGCGGCCGGTGATGTCGAGGTCTTCACCACCCGCCCGGACACCCTGTTCGGCGCCACCTATCTGGTGCTGGCACCCGAGCACGATCTGGTCGATGCGCTGGTCGCCGCTGCCTGGCCCGACGGCACCGATTCGCGGTGGACCTTCGGTGCGGCCACACCGGGCGAGGCCGTCGCGGCGTACCGTGCCGGGATCGCGGCCAAGTCGGATCTGGAACGCCAGGAGAACAAGACCAAGACCGGCGTGTTCCTCGGCGCGTACGCCACCAATCCGGTGAACGGACAGCAGGTTCCGGTGTTCATCGCCGATTACGTGCTGGCCGGTTACGGCACCGGCGCCATCATGGCGGTGCCCGGTGGCGACCAGCGTGACTGGGACTTCGCGACGGAGTTCGGGCTGCCCATCATCGAAGTGGTGTCCGGCGGCGACATCAGCGAGGCGGCCTACAACGGTGACGGCACCATGGTGAACTCCGGCTACCTCGACGGGCTGTCGGTGGCCGAGGCCAAGACGAAGGTCATCGAACACCTGGAGGCCGACGGCCGTGGCCGGGCCCGGATCGAGTACAAGCTGCGAGACTGGCTGTTCGCCCGGCAGCGGTACTGGGGTGAACCGTTCCCGATCGTCTACGACGCCGACGGCCGTGCCCATGCGCTGCCGGAATCGGCTCTGCCGGTGGAACTTCCGGATGTGCCGGACTATGCGCCGGTGTCGTTCGACCCGGACGACGCGGACAGTGAACCGTCGCCGCCGCTGGGCAAGGCGACCGAATGGGTGCATGTCGAACTGGATCTCGGTGACGGGCTGCAGACCTACACCCGCGACACCAACGTGATGCCGCAGTGGGCGGGCAGCTCGTGGTACGAGCTGCGCTACACCGACCCGCACAACTCAGAAGAACTGTGCGCCAAGGAGAACGAGGCCTACTGGATGGGCCCGCGGCCGGCCGAGCACGGGCCGAACGATCCGGGCGGCGTCGACCTGTACGTCGGAGGCGTCGAGCATGCGGTGCTGCACCTGCTGTACTCGCGGTTCTGGCACAAGGTGCTGTTCGACCTCGGCTTCGTCAGCTCGAGCGAGCCCTACCGCCGCCTGGTCAACCAGGGCTACATCCAGGCCTTCGCCTACACGGATTCCCGCGGCAGCTACGTGCCCGCGGCCGAAGTCGTTGAGCGCGACGGAAAGTTCTTCTGGACCGGACCTGAAGGTGAGATCCAGGTCAACCAGGAGTTCGGCAAGATCGGCAAGAGCCTGAAGAACTCGGTCTCACCCGACGAGATCTGCGACGAGTACGGTGCGGACACCCTGCGGGTCTACGAGATGTCGATGGGTCCGCTGGAGGCGTCGCGGCCGTGGGCGACCAAGGATGTCGTCGGTGCGCACCGCTTCCTGCAGCGGGTGTGGCGCGTGGTGGTCGACGAAGAGTCCGGAGCCACCGGTGTCAACGAGCATGAGGCGCTGGACACCGACACGCTGAAGATCCTGCACCGCACCATCGCCGGGGTGACCGAAGACTATGCAGCGCTTCGCAACAACACCGCGGCCGCCAAGCTGATCGAGTACACCAACCACCTGACCAAGGAAGGTGTGTCGGCGCGCGCTGCCATCGAGCCGCTGGTGCTCATGGTCGCTCCGCTGGCGCCGCACCTGGCCGAGGAGCTGTGGAAGCGGTTGGGCCACGACACCTCGCTGGCGCACGGGCCGTTCCCGGTGGCCGATCCGCAGTACCTGGTCGACGACACCATCGAGTTCCCGGTCCAGGTCAACGGCAAGGTGCGCGGCAAGATCACCGTGGCCGCCGATGCTGACAAGGCGGCACTCGAGGCGGCGGCATTGGCCGACGAGAAGGTGCAGGCCTTCCTGGACGGCGCCACACCCAAGAAGGTCATCGTGGTGCCGGGCCGGCTGGTGAACCTCGTCGTCTGA